The Thalassoroseus pseudoceratinae genome has a segment encoding these proteins:
- a CDS encoding ZIP family metal transporter, producing MRVIWPVGLLALLFLFGPLRPASGHDGHTHAQPQDEQKTEVATPEMMPLLAGYCTLIVLSSVLGGMLPKWMRLTHVRMQTLMSGVGGLMLGIAIFHLMPHSIELTGSPERAAVWLAAGLLGMFFLIRAFHFHHHGAVEESACEHEHDHDSDHEENQPLGHQHSHSHGPHAHGGHSHRFSWLGVAFGLSLHTLIDGLALGASVQAEAFHGEGFASLFGLGTFLAIVLHKPLDAVSISVLMESGGWSAKARNIVNIGFALMCPLGALMFLAGIKQLGADQNFIVGCALAFSAGVFLCISLGDLLPELELHSHHRVRLSVALLLGVALAWGIEQTHSHDHNDSSPTDHSDHGHRH from the coding sequence ATGCGAGTAATTTGGCCGGTTGGACTTTTGGCTTTGCTGTTCTTGTTTGGTCCTCTGCGACCGGCCTCCGGACACGATGGACACACCCATGCCCAACCGCAGGACGAACAGAAAACCGAAGTTGCCACGCCGGAAATGATGCCGCTCCTTGCTGGCTATTGCACGCTGATCGTGCTTTCTTCCGTTCTTGGTGGGATGTTGCCGAAGTGGATGCGATTGACGCATGTGCGGATGCAAACGTTGATGAGCGGTGTCGGTGGATTGATGCTCGGTATCGCGATCTTTCATTTAATGCCGCATTCGATTGAACTGACGGGGTCACCGGAACGTGCTGCGGTGTGGTTGGCAGCGGGACTGCTGGGAATGTTCTTCCTGATCCGAGCGTTCCATTTTCATCATCATGGTGCTGTCGAGGAGTCTGCTTGTGAACATGAGCACGATCACGATTCAGACCATGAAGAGAATCAACCGCTCGGCCATCAGCACTCACATTCGCATGGACCGCATGCACATGGTGGGCACTCCCATCGGTTTAGTTGGTTGGGAGTCGCGTTTGGTCTCTCTTTGCATACGCTGATCGATGGGCTCGCGCTCGGTGCGAGTGTGCAGGCGGAAGCGTTCCATGGCGAGGGATTTGCATCGCTGTTTGGGCTGGGAACATTTTTGGCGATCGTGCTTCACAAGCCGCTCGATGCGGTCTCCATCAGCGTGTTGATGGAATCAGGCGGTTGGTCGGCGAAAGCACGGAATATCGTTAACATCGGATTCGCGTTGATGTGCCCGTTGGGAGCCCTCATGTTTCTGGCCGGCATCAAACAGTTGGGAGCCGATCAGAACTTCATCGTGGGTTGCGCACTCGCATTTTCCGCCGGGGTGTTCCTGTGCATTTCGCTCGGAGATTTGCTGCCGGAACTCGAGTTGCACTCGCATCACCGTGTGCGGTTGTCAGTCGCGTTGTTACTTGGTGTGGCCTTGGCGTGGGGCATCGAGCAGACGCATTCGCATGATCACAATGACTCATCACCCACGGACCACTCCGATCACGGCCATCGCCACTAG
- a CDS encoding M50 family metallopeptidase, which produces MPHASVYLAEPVKFVAVPLHKKQTRITNLTEVSAYHEAGHAFMAIVVGARIESVTIDPDWDDGPERYADIRIEWPMNQFTERELHEKAVLVALAGPVAEMLHRGERLHPGLVAEWVADWQLAWESASALFPNDRKRLTYLEQTAVKLYRLLNRDDHWAAVAAIVDHLLAHETLEGEEVEEIVRQWL; this is translated from the coding sequence ATGCCACATGCCTCAGTATATTTGGCTGAACCGGTCAAGTTCGTCGCCGTCCCGCTGCACAAGAAACAGACCAGGATCACGAATTTGACCGAAGTTTCTGCATATCATGAGGCCGGACACGCTTTCATGGCAATCGTCGTCGGAGCACGGATCGAGTCGGTGACGATTGATCCCGATTGGGACGACGGACCCGAACGCTATGCCGATATCCGTATTGAATGGCCGATGAACCAGTTCACCGAGCGTGAACTGCATGAGAAGGCGGTCTTGGTCGCGTTGGCGGGGCCGGTGGCGGAGATGTTACACCGTGGCGAGCGTTTGCATCCTGGTCTCGTCGCGGAGTGGGTCGCTGATTGGCAACTCGCTTGGGAGTCCGCGTCTGCTTTGTTTCCAAACGATCGAAAACGGCTGACGTATTTGGAGCAGACCGCAGTGAAGCTCTATCGGTTACTCAATCGAGATGACCATTGGGCAGCGGTCGCGGCGATTGTCGACCACCTCCTGGCACACGAGACACTGGAGGGTGAGGAAGTGGAAGAGATTGTCCGTCAATGGTTGTGA
- a CDS encoding sulfatase, with translation MAKTAVNYGRVLVGLSLILLALGIRSAAAETSKSQPKYNVLFIISDDLTATALSCYGNEVCSTPNIDRIAETGTRFTRAYCQGTFCGPSRASFLSGYYPHATGVLGYISPRKAIGDRATWPQHFKNHGYYSARVSKIYHMGVPGGIEAGTDGADDPASWTERFNSPGPEWKAPGDGETLEGNPDGKKPVVGGNTFVVVEADGDDMVHSDGKTAAKACELIDQHRDEPFFLGVGFVRPHVPFVAPKPYYKPFLPYSSMTLPEKVEGDWDDIPRAGINYKTSVNMKMDVRRQKKAVGGYYASVAFMDAQVGKVLDALENAGLEDKTIVIFTSDHGYHLGEHDFWAKVSLHEESALVPLIIRVPGQKPAVCRSLVELIDLYPTVSSLCGLDVPDRLQGRNIATLLEDPTAEVRDAAFCVNGRGFLLREDRWAYIQYGENAKRGIELFDMQTDPQQCTNLAKMPEYQSVVESFQKKMADKLKAVRANDLGRK, from the coding sequence ATGGCCAAAACCGCAGTCAATTATGGGAGAGTTCTGGTCGGTCTTTCTTTGATACTGCTTGCTCTCGGCATCCGATCTGCTGCTGCAGAAACATCGAAGAGTCAACCGAAATACAACGTTTTGTTCATCATTTCCGACGATCTCACGGCGACCGCTCTTTCCTGCTATGGCAACGAAGTTTGTTCCACGCCAAATATCGATCGCATAGCTGAAACGGGAACACGCTTCACGCGGGCCTATTGTCAGGGCACGTTTTGTGGCCCATCCCGTGCCTCGTTTTTGTCGGGTTACTATCCGCATGCTACGGGCGTTCTGGGTTACATCAGCCCACGGAAGGCGATTGGCGATCGTGCGACTTGGCCGCAGCACTTTAAGAATCACGGATATTACTCGGCTCGAGTGAGCAAGATTTATCACATGGGCGTGCCAGGTGGGATTGAAGCCGGAACAGACGGGGCGGATGATCCCGCTTCATGGACGGAGCGGTTCAATAGCCCGGGACCAGAATGGAAAGCACCGGGTGACGGTGAAACTCTGGAAGGCAATCCGGATGGCAAAAAGCCGGTGGTCGGTGGCAACACGTTTGTGGTTGTCGAGGCGGACGGCGATGACATGGTGCACTCCGACGGGAAAACCGCTGCAAAAGCGTGCGAGCTGATTGACCAACATCGTGACGAACCATTTTTTCTCGGTGTTGGCTTTGTCCGTCCGCACGTGCCGTTCGTTGCACCGAAGCCGTACTACAAACCGTTCCTACCGTATAGCAGTATGACACTGCCCGAAAAAGTGGAAGGTGACTGGGACGATATCCCTCGTGCCGGTATCAACTACAAGACCAGTGTGAATATGAAGATGGACGTGCGTCGGCAGAAGAAAGCAGTGGGCGGATATTATGCGTCAGTTGCGTTCATGGATGCTCAGGTCGGCAAAGTCTTGGACGCACTTGAGAATGCGGGACTTGAGGACAAGACCATTGTGATTTTCACCAGTGATCATGGTTATCATCTCGGAGAGCACGATTTTTGGGCCAAAGTCAGCCTGCACGAAGAGTCTGCACTGGTTCCGTTGATCATCCGCGTGCCAGGACAGAAACCGGCGGTGTGTCGTTCGCTCGTGGAGTTAATCGACTTGTATCCGACGGTTTCCAGCTTATGTGGACTTGATGTGCCGGACCGTCTTCAAGGTCGAAACATCGCGACGCTTCTCGAAGACCCAACCGCGGAGGTTCGCGACGCTGCTTTTTGCGTGAACGGTCGTGGTTTCCTTCTGCGAGAGGATCGTTGGGCCTACATCCAATACGGCGAAAACGCCAAACGTGGCATTGAACTGTTCGATATGCAGACCGATCCCCAGCAATGCACAAATCTCGCCAAAATGCCCGAATATCAATCGGTCGTCGAATCGTTTCAAAAGAAGATGGCGGACAAATTGAAAGCCGTCCGCGCGAACGATCTTGGTCGAAAATAG
- a CDS encoding metallophosphoesterase: MNKTGLRLYPAYWKDRMRLVVRYCILLMFGGTTSLLAHDGPDPLARWRCDANSISRDGVVSTLKSRLGPDGTILGKHRFLKDEESSCLFLQGGKCGVQLAENFTKARKYLPRESLTISTWVSVDQPRKWGGLLGVIQDNGDSESGWLLGYNQSTFTFALRGENGSGKLTYLKGKTKYELGRLYHVTAIYDGETMQLFVNGKLDAESREQSGPIVYPSQAPWMLGAYRDENEFYGHRGRIYEMTLYDLAAKPAWVEHDFDHNAGRAKLPVVTITDPPAFVVEPYLQFGTTTSMTMMWRTNRTGRAIVHYGETAECRQKIDSMEEAEIHEVKVENLKPETQYFYRTETQFEGAPPLVSQVFTFQTAVKPETPFAFAVISDTQGNPTVSGKLATHAWGQRPSFLLHPGDLVSTGSDDSHWTEHFFPGMRPLINYVPFYPVLGNHEQNAQNYFEYVSLPSPEYYYDFTFGNTHFLMIDSNRVIAPGSEQYKWLDQTLSKSKATWKIVCHHHPPYSSDENDYGDLWKTNKSSRGDLRARQLVPLYEKHQVDFVWNGHIHSYERTWPIRKNKAVETDGPIYMITGGGGGGLETAGPVRPFFQNTVRYGHHYSIVRVNGRRLELQVYDLENRLFDQLVINKREKK; the protein is encoded by the coding sequence ATGAACAAAACTGGTTTAAGGCTTTATCCTGCTTATTGGAAAGATCGAATGCGATTGGTAGTTAGATACTGCATCTTGCTTATGTTCGGTGGAACGACGTCTCTGCTAGCCCACGATGGACCGGACCCATTAGCCCGGTGGCGTTGCGATGCAAATTCGATCAGTCGCGACGGAGTCGTATCAACTTTGAAGTCTCGCCTGGGGCCTGATGGCACAATCCTAGGAAAGCACCGCTTTCTCAAGGATGAAGAGTCCTCATGCCTATTTCTTCAAGGCGGGAAATGCGGAGTTCAGTTAGCGGAAAACTTCACTAAAGCACGCAAGTATCTTCCGCGAGAGTCACTCACAATTTCCACTTGGGTTTCGGTCGATCAGCCACGCAAGTGGGGAGGCCTATTAGGTGTTATACAGGACAACGGTGACTCAGAATCAGGATGGCTACTAGGGTACAATCAATCAACATTTACGTTCGCGCTACGCGGCGAAAATGGGTCTGGCAAGTTGACCTATTTAAAGGGTAAGACGAAATACGAACTTGGCAGACTCTACCATGTGACTGCGATCTACGATGGCGAAACCATGCAGCTGTTTGTCAACGGGAAACTTGATGCGGAAAGCCGAGAGCAGTCTGGACCGATTGTCTATCCGTCACAAGCACCTTGGATGCTAGGAGCTTACCGAGACGAGAACGAATTCTATGGTCATCGTGGTCGGATCTACGAAATGACGTTGTACGATCTGGCGGCAAAACCCGCGTGGGTGGAACATGATTTTGATCACAATGCTGGTCGGGCAAAACTCCCTGTCGTGACAATCACGGATCCGCCTGCATTTGTTGTCGAGCCCTATCTTCAATTCGGCACGACGACATCCATGACGATGATGTGGCGGACCAATCGAACGGGGCGAGCTATCGTCCACTATGGCGAAACTGCCGAATGCCGGCAGAAGATTGATTCAATGGAAGAAGCTGAGATTCATGAGGTCAAAGTCGAGAATCTCAAACCGGAAACACAATACTTTTATCGCACGGAAACACAATTTGAGGGCGCACCACCTCTCGTGAGTCAGGTATTCACGTTTCAGACCGCAGTCAAGCCGGAAACTCCGTTTGCTTTCGCAGTAATTAGTGATACTCAAGGCAACCCGACGGTGTCCGGAAAGCTTGCAACTCATGCCTGGGGGCAGCGGCCTAGCTTTTTACTTCATCCCGGTGACCTTGTTTCGACTGGTTCAGATGACTCGCATTGGACTGAGCACTTTTTTCCAGGCATGCGGCCTCTGATTAATTATGTTCCCTTCTATCCAGTCTTAGGGAATCATGAGCAGAATGCACAAAACTATTTTGAGTATGTTTCCTTGCCGAGCCCAGAGTACTACTACGATTTCACGTTTGGCAATACGCACTTCTTGATGATAGATAGTAATCGTGTCATTGCACCCGGTTCTGAACAGTACAAATGGTTAGATCAGACGCTGTCAAAATCGAAGGCAACTTGGAAGATCGTTTGCCATCATCATCCGCCCTACTCTTCCGATGAGAATGATTACGGCGATCTCTGGAAGACGAACAAATCGTCTCGCGGCGACCTACGAGCTCGGCAACTCGTCCCGCTCTATGAGAAGCACCAGGTTGATTTCGTTTGGAACGGCCACATTCATTCTTACGAACGAACTTGGCCAATTCGAAAGAACAAAGCGGTTGAGACGGACGGCCCTATCTACATGATTACTGGTGGAGGTGGTGGTGGGCTCGAAACTGCCGGGCCAGTTCGCCCGTTCTTCCAGAATACTGTTCGCTACGGGCATCATTATTCCATAGTGCGTGTCAATGGTCGTCGTTTGGAGCTTCAGGTCTATGATCTGGAGAATCGACTGTTCGATCAACTGGTCATCAATAAACGAGAGAAAAAATAG
- a CDS encoding helix-turn-helix domain-containing protein: MSFGEKVRALRQAKTLTLRQLALKVDVGFTYLSKIENDKLEDGHTASESLIDQLATVLDADADELLLLAKKVPPTIRQRIMERPEAFRKVALLDNDSLEMLADGIDENGKLHLTKPTHRNGP; the protein is encoded by the coding sequence ATGTCATTCGGCGAGAAAGTTCGTGCGTTGCGGCAAGCAAAGACGCTCACTCTTCGTCAATTGGCCCTGAAAGTAGACGTGGGGTTCACCTATCTCTCCAAGATCGAGAACGATAAACTCGAAGATGGTCATACTGCGTCAGAATCATTGATTGACCAACTCGCCACCGTACTCGATGCAGATGCCGATGAATTGCTCCTCCTCGCTAAAAAGGTTCCGCCGACGATCAGACAACGTATTATGGAGCGTCCCGAGGCGTTCCGCAAAGTCGCCCTGCTTGACAATGACTCTCTCGAGATGCTCGCCGATGGGATTGACGAGAATGGCAAGCTGCATTTGACCAAGCCAACTCACCGAAACGGGCCGTAG
- a CDS encoding hybrid sensor histidine kinase/response regulator yields the protein MRHLQPEDRALDPLNFQKLFESAPGLYLVLTTEFRIAAASDAYLQATMTQRESIIGRGIFEVFPDNPDDPTATGVKNLRASLEKVLQSGASDALAVQKYDIRRPETDGGGFEERYWSPVNSPVLGSDGNVEHIIHRVEDVTEFIQLKQRRLEQEKDYEDLRLRSETMEAEVFLRAQEIQEANRKLKETNKELQLAHERLSEADRRKDEFLAMLAHELRNPLAPIRSGLDLLSMHSASQPDAIELMQEQVEHVVRLVDDLLDMSRIMTGKIELRREAVELSAIVKRSVDAVQPLIEAHQQTLSVSCPERSIWLDADPVRLLQIVENLLNNASKYTGNGGKIELSAEPKDGQAFIRVRDTGIGIEPELLPRIFDLFTQSTRTLDRSQGGLGIGLTLVQRLVRLHGGEISVESKGVGQGSEFVVKLPIIAPPVQPGGVVQSHPLQTPQRILVVEDNKGAANMLSKLLTKLDDHEVDLAHDGRTGLEKIKSTKPDVVLLDIGLPGLDGYQVASDVRQDEEFDEVLLVALTGYGQQEDRQKSQEVGFDLHLVKPPSIDQIRTVLAHPKLMSAKTVETALDSTEANDSLSHGVADQPAPTAQREGTSDEHVSPSPAGQIKHDILNAVNVLTLMVQILGSSQLDKESLQIAKEGLKKEADKLRRIANSLLE from the coding sequence ATGAGACACCTTCAACCGGAGGACAGGGCTCTGGATCCCCTGAACTTTCAAAAGCTTTTTGAGTCGGCCCCTGGCCTTTATCTCGTTCTGACAACTGAGTTCCGAATTGCCGCAGCCAGCGACGCTTACTTGCAGGCCACGATGACGCAGCGGGAATCCATTATCGGACGAGGCATCTTTGAGGTATTTCCCGATAACCCGGATGATCCCACGGCCACGGGTGTGAAGAATTTGCGAGCTTCGTTGGAAAAAGTTCTCCAGAGTGGGGCCTCCGATGCGTTGGCCGTGCAAAAATACGATATTCGGCGTCCCGAAACCGACGGAGGTGGATTCGAAGAACGGTACTGGAGTCCTGTCAATTCTCCTGTTCTCGGATCGGACGGCAACGTCGAGCATATCATCCATCGAGTTGAAGATGTGACGGAATTTATCCAACTCAAGCAACGTCGGTTGGAGCAAGAAAAGGATTACGAAGACCTCCGCTTACGTTCCGAAACCATGGAAGCCGAGGTATTCCTGCGAGCGCAAGAGATTCAGGAAGCGAATCGCAAGCTCAAGGAAACGAACAAAGAACTTCAACTCGCGCATGAACGGTTGTCCGAAGCCGACCGCCGCAAAGATGAATTCCTGGCGATGTTGGCCCACGAACTCCGCAATCCACTTGCCCCAATCCGAAGTGGTCTCGACCTATTGTCGATGCATTCTGCCAGTCAACCTGACGCCATTGAACTCATGCAGGAGCAGGTGGAACATGTCGTCCGGTTGGTGGATGACCTCCTCGATATGTCACGCATCATGACGGGCAAAATTGAGCTTCGGCGGGAAGCCGTTGAGCTATCCGCCATCGTGAAGCGATCCGTCGATGCGGTTCAACCATTGATTGAAGCTCATCAACAGACGCTGTCAGTTTCGTGTCCAGAACGCTCAATCTGGCTCGACGCTGACCCCGTGCGGCTGCTTCAAATTGTCGAGAACCTGCTCAACAACGCTTCAAAGTATACGGGCAACGGCGGCAAAATTGAGTTGTCTGCCGAACCCAAGGACGGGCAGGCATTCATTCGCGTGCGCGACACCGGAATTGGGATTGAACCAGAACTCCTGCCGCGAATTTTTGATCTGTTCACACAGTCCACCCGAACACTAGACCGATCCCAAGGCGGTTTGGGCATTGGTTTGACTCTTGTGCAACGACTGGTGCGTCTGCATGGTGGAGAGATTTCTGTCGAAAGCAAGGGGGTAGGACAGGGCAGTGAGTTTGTCGTGAAGTTGCCCATCATCGCCCCACCCGTCCAACCCGGCGGGGTAGTTCAGTCGCATCCACTGCAAACCCCTCAACGGATCCTTGTCGTGGAGGACAACAAGGGTGCCGCCAACATGCTTTCGAAGTTGTTGACGAAGCTCGATGACCACGAAGTCGATTTAGCCCATGATGGGCGGACGGGGCTAGAAAAAATCAAGAGCACTAAGCCTGACGTCGTGCTGCTTGATATCGGTTTGCCGGGTTTGGACGGTTACCAAGTAGCGAGTGATGTTCGGCAGGACGAAGAGTTCGACGAAGTTTTACTAGTAGCATTGACCGGTTACGGGCAACAGGAAGACCGTCAGAAATCGCAAGAGGTTGGATTCGATCTACACTTGGTCAAGCCGCCCTCCATTGATCAAATCAGAACTGTTTTAGCTCATCCGAAATTGATGTCGGCTAAGACAGTTGAAACGGCCTTAGATTCCACGGAAGCAAACGACTCGCTATCACATGGCGTTGCGGATCAGCCCGCCCCAACTGCACAACGAGAAGGAACATCGGACGAGCACGTTTCGCCGTCGCCCGCTGGGCAAATTAAGCACGACATTCTCAATGCGGTTAACGTCCTCACGCTCATGGTGCAAATACTCGGAAGCTCACAACTCGATAAGGAGTCGCTTCAAATCGCGAAGGAAGGATTGAAAAAGGAAGCTGACAAACTGAGACGAATCGCCAATAGTCTTCTGGAGTAA
- a CDS encoding serine/threonine protein kinase, with protein MDPLEPTLIDATNNQSPTVPSESIDVSRGLVGFVAGNRPKFADETAGLLRSRLTAATLALSVILTASFLGNFLRGITTLWWLRSVVLLVLFGCFVVLRSGRLLTLRRLRGIELMTFGAVLLQVSLMLATLMMKYAAEQDVTAVVGMKHLFMGAWCLLIFVYGIFMPNTWKRGAAVMIPVAIVPYVVLAILRWRSPVIETFLSMENSTSPIPFPIVSAFVGVYGTHIINSARREAFKARQFGQYRLLEKLGAGGMGEVYKAEHVLLKRPCAMKLIKSAGERDATATAQFEKEVKATAKLTHWNTIEIYDYGHTEDGTFYYVMELLPGMSLDRLVEQSGSLPPERVVHFLRQVCGALHEAHSVGLIHRDIKPANIFAAQRGGVNDVAKLLDFGLVKETTTESAGENSGAKYGSFSGTPLYMSPEQASAYEDVDGRADIYSLSAVAYYLLTGQPPFSGTKVIQLLAAHAKEDVTPPSTINSEIPSDLEEVVLKGLAKNPADRYQDAASFQRALSECQCADKWTPDRADTWWASNQNRQVDSLGKQRGVQLNFSPDDPTLLEQ; from the coding sequence ATGGACCCACTGGAACCAACTCTAATCGATGCCACTAACAATCAGTCCCCTACGGTTCCTTCCGAATCGATTGATGTTTCAAGAGGACTTGTTGGGTTCGTCGCCGGCAATCGTCCCAAGTTTGCGGATGAGACGGCAGGGCTGCTTCGAAGCCGGCTAACGGCAGCCACATTGGCGCTCTCCGTCATTCTTACTGCGTCTTTCTTGGGGAACTTTCTACGGGGGATCACAACGCTTTGGTGGCTGCGGAGCGTTGTTCTGCTCGTCCTTTTCGGTTGCTTCGTCGTGCTTCGAAGTGGTCGCCTGCTTACGTTGCGTCGGCTCCGGGGCATCGAGCTAATGACGTTCGGGGCGGTGCTCTTGCAGGTCTCGTTGATGCTGGCGACCCTTATGATGAAGTATGCCGCCGAACAGGATGTGACCGCCGTCGTCGGCATGAAGCACCTATTTATGGGGGCGTGGTGTCTCTTGATTTTCGTGTACGGCATCTTCATGCCGAACACCTGGAAACGTGGGGCGGCTGTCATGATACCGGTCGCGATCGTTCCTTATGTTGTCTTGGCAATTTTGCGTTGGCGTTCTCCGGTCATCGAGACTTTTTTGTCCATGGAGAATTCGACGAGTCCCATTCCTTTCCCCATTGTTTCTGCGTTCGTGGGAGTTTATGGAACGCACATCATCAACTCGGCACGGCGAGAGGCGTTCAAAGCCCGGCAGTTTGGGCAGTATCGACTTTTGGAAAAACTGGGTGCGGGTGGGATGGGTGAAGTCTACAAGGCGGAGCATGTTCTGCTGAAACGGCCGTGCGCGATGAAACTCATTAAGTCTGCCGGTGAAAGAGATGCAACGGCCACGGCCCAATTTGAGAAGGAGGTCAAAGCGACAGCTAAACTAACGCACTGGAACACTATCGAAATCTACGACTATGGGCATACGGAAGATGGCACGTTCTATTATGTGATGGAGCTCTTGCCGGGCATGAGTTTGGACCGACTCGTGGAACAGTCCGGTTCGCTCCCACCAGAACGCGTCGTGCATTTCCTCCGACAAGTTTGTGGAGCGCTTCACGAAGCTCATTCGGTCGGTTTGATTCATCGGGACATCAAACCCGCCAACATCTTTGCGGCCCAACGTGGCGGCGTGAATGATGTCGCAAAGCTCTTGGACTTTGGATTGGTGAAAGAAACGACGACTGAGTCGGCGGGGGAGAATAGCGGTGCCAAATACGGATCATTTAGCGGCACCCCGCTGTATATGTCACCGGAGCAAGCGTCGGCGTACGAAGACGTTGACGGTCGGGCGGATATCTATTCGCTTTCGGCGGTGGCTTACTACTTGCTAACCGGCCAACCGCCATTCTCCGGCACTAAAGTGATTCAACTCCTCGCCGCCCACGCGAAAGAAGATGTCACTCCCCCATCGACTATCAACTCGGAAATTCCTAGTGATCTCGAAGAGGTTGTCCTGAAGGGGTTAGCCAAGAATCCGGCAGATCGCTATCAAGATGCCGCTAGTTTTCAACGGGCTCTAAGCGAGTGCCAATGTGCCGACAAGTGGACGCCAGACCGAGCAGACACCTGGTGGGCTTCGAATCAAAACCGTCAAGTGGACTCGTTGGGGAAGCAACGAGGCGTTCAGCTAAATTTCTCTCCCGACGACCCTACTCTGTTAGAACAGTGA
- a CDS encoding HdeD family acid-resistance protein, whose product MSNAPTPTSLHLFGLDELQKRWGWFLGLGIVLILLGTIALGASVLMTLATMVFIGWLMIVGGIVEVVHAFGIKNWGGFFIDLLTGILYTVVGFLIVANPGATAVTLTLLIAMFLIFGGLFRIVTAIIVRFHNWIWLLLHGVVNVLLGVLIWRQWPISGLWVIGLFVGIDMIFNGWSLVMMGLVAKKLPTENQDT is encoded by the coding sequence ATGTCCAACGCACCGACCCCAACCTCGTTGCATCTTTTCGGCCTGGATGAACTCCAAAAACGCTGGGGGTGGTTCCTCGGCTTGGGCATTGTTTTGATTCTGCTTGGGACGATCGCGCTCGGAGCATCCGTCTTGATGACTCTCGCGACAATGGTGTTTATTGGTTGGTTGATGATTGTCGGTGGGATTGTGGAAGTTGTTCACGCTTTCGGCATCAAGAATTGGGGCGGTTTCTTCATTGATCTGTTGACCGGGATTCTTTACACCGTTGTCGGTTTTCTCATCGTGGCCAATCCAGGTGCAACAGCGGTCACGTTAACGTTACTGATTGCGATGTTCCTAATCTTTGGTGGTCTTTTTCGAATCGTTACGGCGATTATCGTTCGGTTTCATAATTGGATTTGGCTGTTGCTGCACGGGGTCGTCAACGTCTTGTTGGGTGTCCTCATTTGGCGTCAATGGCCGATTTCCGGCTTGTGGGTAATTGGGTTGTTCGTCGGTATCGACATGATTTTCAACGGCTGGTCCCTAGTGATGATGGGACTCGTAGCGAAAAAACTTCCTACGGAAAATCAAGACACCTAG
- a CDS encoding Gfo/Idh/MocA family protein, with translation MKVALMTHAGGAHLSAYLSALAVADDCDEVVLADPDERWKASAEKALGGKLTRTYTSYAKLLKEESPKFCLISMEAVLAPPVIEAALEAGAHVFSEKPGCTSIEQFEKLANLAESKHLQLMLAFANRVNPESLAARRMIRQKRIGSVYSIDMHIVADQTRLTRESYHQSWFADRQRSGGGHLIWLGIHWLDLAMYLTDSQIAEVTGMIANVGGQPINVEDSAVATLKFEDGIVGTINSGYYLDAGYHTQIRIWGSKGWLNLDSIGTPKLVWYESSGPKAKQIQSFDQATEPRGYTPFVTRAISAIAHDTPPPITTQESLNTLRTVFGIYAAAETRQAVKFTS, from the coding sequence ATGAAGGTCGCACTAATGACACATGCCGGAGGTGCCCATTTAAGTGCGTACCTATCGGCACTCGCAGTTGCGGACGATTGCGATGAAGTTGTGTTGGCTGATCCGGACGAGCGATGGAAAGCGTCGGCTGAAAAGGCACTCGGTGGCAAACTGACGCGAACGTATACGAGTTACGCCAAGTTGCTCAAAGAAGAGTCACCAAAGTTCTGCCTCATCTCGATGGAAGCAGTCCTGGCCCCTCCCGTTATCGAAGCGGCATTGGAAGCCGGGGCCCACGTCTTTTCGGAAAAGCCCGGTTGTACTTCGATCGAACAGTTTGAAAAGCTCGCGAATCTGGCGGAGTCAAAGCACCTCCAATTGATGCTGGCGTTTGCAAATCGCGTGAATCCGGAATCGTTGGCCGCCCGCAGGATGATTCGTCAAAAACGGATTGGAAGTGTCTACAGTATCGACATGCACATCGTAGCCGACCAGACACGGCTGACTCGCGAGAGTTATCACCAGTCCTGGTTTGCCGATCGGCAACGTTCTGGTGGCGGACATCTCATCTGGCTGGGTATTCATTGGCTCGACTTGGCGATGTATCTCACGGACTCCCAGATCGCTGAAGTGACGGGAATGATCGCCAATGTTGGTGGCCAACCGATCAATGTCGAAGACTCGGCGGTCGCCACGTTGAAATTCGAAGATGGCATTGTCGGAACGATTAACTCGGGCTACTACCTGGATGCCGGATATCACACACAGATTCGAATCTGGGGTTCCAAAGGCTGGCTCAATCTTGATTCCATAGGGACGCCGAAGCTGGTCTGGTACGAGTCGTCAGGACCAAAAGCGAAGCAAATTCAGAGTTTCGATCAGGCGACTGAACCCCGCGGTTACACGCCGTTCGTGACCCGCGCAATCTCTGCGATTGCCCATGATACTCCGCCGCCGATCACGACACAGGAATCGCTGAACACACTGCGAACGGTCTTCGGGATCTACGCAGCGGCAGAAACACGCCAAGCGGTCAAATTCACATCGTAA